One window of the Flavobacteriales bacterium genome contains the following:
- the obgE gene encoding GTPase ObgE: protein MSNPNFIDYVKICCRSGKGGAGSWSLFRDKLNSKGGPDGGDGGAGGSVILKGNAQLWTLLHLKYKKHVICENGVNGLGGRKTGRKGADQILEVPLGTVAKDAETGEIQFEITEDGQTQVLTPGGRGGLGNWNFKSATNQTPRFAQPGEEGREEWKILELKVLADVGLVGFPNAGKSTLLSVVSAAKPEIANYPFTTLVPNLGMVQYRDFKSFVMADIPGIIEGASEGKGLGHRFLRHIERNSILLFLIPADSEDIAKEYKILLSELEKYNEEMLYKDRILAISKSDMLDEELMKEMKNQLPKDVEAIFISSVSGFNIQTLKDLLWNRLNK from the coding sequence TTGTCAAATCCCAACTTTATTGATTACGTTAAAATTTGTTGCCGCTCAGGCAAGGGCGGGGCTGGCAGTTGGTCGCTTTTTCGTGATAAGCTGAATAGCAAAGGCGGGCCAGATGGGGGAGATGGAGGTGCCGGCGGCTCCGTAATTTTAAAAGGTAATGCCCAATTGTGGACGTTGCTTCACTTAAAATATAAAAAACATGTAATCTGCGAAAACGGAGTAAATGGGCTGGGCGGGCGAAAAACCGGAAGAAAAGGAGCCGACCAAATATTGGAAGTGCCGCTTGGCACGGTGGCCAAAGATGCCGAAACCGGCGAAATACAGTTTGAAATAACCGAAGATGGACAAACACAGGTGCTTACACCTGGTGGGCGGGGCGGACTTGGAAACTGGAATTTTAAATCGGCCACAAACCAAACACCCCGATTTGCCCAACCAGGAGAGGAGGGTAGAGAGGAGTGGAAAATTTTAGAATTGAAAGTATTGGCCGATGTGGGTCTTGTTGGTTTTCCAAATGCCGGAAAAAGCACCCTGCTGTCGGTGGTTTCTGCAGCAAAACCCGAAATTGCCAATTATCCTTTTACCACGCTTGTACCCAACTTGGGAATGGTTCAATACCGAGATTTTAAATCGTTTGTAATGGCCGATATTCCGGGTATTATTGAAGGAGCGAGTGAGGGGAAGGGTTTGGGACATCGTTTTTTGAGACATATTGAGCGTAATTCGATTTTGCTGTTTTTAATTCCGGCAGACTCGGAGGATATTGCCAAAGAGTACAAAATTTTGCTCTCTGAGTTAGAAAAATACAACGAAGAAATGCTCTACAAAGACCGAATTTTGGCCATTAGCAAAAGTGACATGCTTGATGAGGAGCTGATGAAAGAAATGAAAAATCAGCTTCCCAAAGACGTTGAAGCGATTTTTATATCCTCTGTTTCTGGGTTTAATATTCAAACTTTAAAGGATTTGCTTTGGAATCGGTTGAACAAATAA
- a CDS encoding adenylate kinase — protein MFNLIIFGPPGAGKGTQSAMLIEKYGLTHLSTGDVFRANIKGETELGVLAKSYMDKGELVPDSVTIAMVEDFVKSHEAKGFIFDGFPRTLSQGEALDEILTKFGTQINVVLALEVDEDELVKRLLERGKSSGRVDDQDETIIRNRFKEYNDKTEPLLAFYEKQNKANRVFGMGEIDEIFGRLCEAIDAKLNS, from the coding sequence ATGTTTAACTTAATCATTTTTGGTCCTCCGGGAGCCGGAAAAGGCACGCAAAGTGCCATGTTAATTGAAAAATATGGGTTGACTCATTTAAGCACTGGCGATGTTTTTAGAGCAAATATTAAAGGCGAAACAGAGCTTGGCGTTTTGGCAAAGTCGTATATGGATAAAGGCGAATTGGTACCCGACAGCGTTACAATAGCCATGGTTGAAGATTTTGTTAAATCGCACGAAGCCAAAGGTTTCATTTTCGATGGTTTCCCACGAACTTTATCTCAGGGAGAAGCATTGGATGAAATTTTAACCAAATTTGGCACTCAAATAAATGTGGTGTTGGCCTTGGAAGTGGATGAAGATGAATTGGTTAAACGATTGCTCGAACGAGGCAAATCGTCGGGAAGAGTGGATGATCAGGATGAAACCATAATCAGAAACAGATTTAAGGAGTATAACGACAAAACCGAACCCCTTTTGGCGTTTTATGAAAAACAAAATAAAGCGAATCGGGTGTTTGGCATGGGTGAAATAGATGAAATATTTGGCCGTTTGTGCGAGGCAATTGATGCCAAATTGAATTCTTAA
- a CDS encoding bi-domain-containing oxidoreductase → MLQAVVKKGKVLAENVPTPNVSEGSVLIKVVNSCISAGTEMSNVSETGKSLIKRALEQPAEVKNALNFAKENGIMKMIARIKGTLEGGKPTGYSISGIVIGVGKNVKDFSVGDHVTAAGAGIANHAEFVDVPVNLVMKMPQGMDFKTASTVTLGGIAMQGVRRAELTLGEICVVQGAGILGLLAQQMLQASGVRTLVVDLDNHRLEIAKQLGAEAVLNPNIEDIVKKVEAISNGHGADAVIFTAATSSSEPLSTAFKMCKRKGRVVLVGVSGMEINRGDIYKKELDFLISTSYGPGRYDDNYEQKGLDYPYSYVRWTENRNMTEYLRLVHTGAINLEPLLNATYPIEKVEEAFDVLKNGEYPKPIISILDYGVDINLTSIETNEHKIVLNQTPLNKNIINVAMVGVGSFATGMHLPNLQKLSDKFKIKAIVNRTGQKGKAVAQQYSADYATTEINEVLADNDIDLVMITTRHDNHGTLVLQCLEAGKNVFVEKPLCTTREELEAISNFYKDRENAPMLMVGFNRRFSPYAEEIRKHTSTRTNPLMIQYRMNAGYIPLDHWTHEHGGRIVGEACHIIDLMTSFTGSKITSISTEHLTPKTDKMSKHDNRSIVLKYEDGSVCTVQYFAVGSKKLSKEFMEVHFDEKSIIMDDYKFLTGYGLKLKEISSNISKKGQFEELSALYNCLKKGGEWPIPLWDMLQTTGASFEVEEV, encoded by the coding sequence GTGCTTCAAGCAGTTGTAAAAAAAGGAAAAGTATTGGCCGAAAACGTTCCTACTCCGAATGTTTCAGAAGGAAGCGTTTTGATAAAAGTAGTGAATAGTTGTATCAGTGCCGGCACCGAAATGAGCAATGTTTCAGAAACCGGCAAGTCTCTGATTAAAAGAGCCTTAGAGCAGCCAGCAGAGGTGAAAAATGCTCTAAATTTTGCCAAAGAAAATGGCATTATGAAAATGATTGCCCGAATAAAAGGTACGCTTGAAGGTGGCAAACCAACCGGATATTCTATTTCTGGAATTGTGATTGGTGTTGGCAAAAACGTAAAAGATTTTTCAGTTGGAGACCATGTTACTGCAGCAGGAGCTGGCATAGCCAATCATGCCGAATTTGTGGATGTACCAGTCAATTTGGTTATGAAAATGCCACAAGGCATGGATTTTAAAACCGCTTCTACGGTTACGCTTGGTGGCATTGCCATGCAAGGCGTGCGAAGAGCAGAACTGACCTTGGGCGAAATTTGTGTAGTGCAAGGAGCAGGAATTTTAGGCTTATTGGCTCAGCAAATGTTGCAAGCCAGTGGCGTAAGAACCCTTGTTGTTGATTTGGACAATCATAGACTTGAAATTGCAAAACAGTTGGGAGCAGAGGCGGTGCTAAACCCGAATATCGAAGATATTGTTAAAAAAGTAGAGGCCATCAGCAACGGTCATGGTGCTGATGCCGTTATTTTTACAGCCGCCACATCGAGTAGCGAGCCGCTTTCTACCGCATTTAAAATGTGTAAACGAAAAGGCAGAGTTGTGTTGGTAGGTGTTTCCGGCATGGAAATAAATCGTGGTGACATTTACAAAAAAGAACTCGACTTTTTAATATCAACCAGCTACGGCCCCGGAAGATATGACGACAACTACGAGCAAAAAGGATTGGATTATCCATATTCTTATGTTCGTTGGACAGAAAACCGCAATATGACGGAGTATTTGCGACTAGTGCATACAGGGGCTATTAATTTAGAGCCCTTGCTAAATGCCACCTACCCAATTGAAAAAGTGGAGGAAGCATTTGATGTTTTGAAAAATGGCGAATATCCAAAGCCAATTATTTCCATTTTAGATTATGGGGTTGATATTAATCTAACATCAATTGAGACAAACGAGCATAAAATTGTTTTAAATCAAACCCCATTAAACAAAAACATTATTAATGTGGCCATGGTTGGAGTAGGCAGTTTTGCTACAGGAATGCACCTGCCAAACCTTCAAAAGCTGTCGGATAAATTCAAAATCAAAGCCATTGTAAACCGTACCGGACAAAAAGGGAAAGCCGTTGCACAACAATATTCTGCCGACTATGCCACAACAGAAATCAATGAAGTTTTAGCGGACAACGACATTGATTTGGTAATGATTACTACCCGTCACGACAATCACGGAACATTGGTTTTGCAATGTCTTGAGGCTGGAAAAAATGTTTTTGTTGAAAAACCGCTATGCACCACCCGCGAAGAATTGGAAGCCATATCAAATTTTTATAAAGATAGGGAAAACGCCCCAATGCTGATGGTGGGTTTCAACAGAAGATTTAGCCCATACGCCGAAGAAATAAGAAAACATACTTCCACCCGAACAAACCCGTTGATGATTCAATATAGAATGAACGCTGGATATATCCCGCTCGACCATTGGACACACGAACACGGAGGAAGGATTGTTGGGGAGGCGTGTCATATCATTGATTTGATGACTTCATTTACAGGAAGTAAAATAACGAGCATCAGCACAGAACATTTAACACCAAAAACCGATAAAATGAGCAAACACGACAATCGTTCAATCGTATTAAAATACGAAGACGGTTCGGTATGTACGGTTCAATATTTTGCCGTTGGAAGCAAAAAACTTTCAAAAGAATTCATGGAAGTCCATTTTGATGAAAAATCAATCATAATGGATGATTACAAATTCCTCACTGGCTATGGTTTAAAGCTCAAAGAAATAAGCTCCAACATAAGCAAAAAGGGTCAGTTTGAAGAGCTTTCAGCATTATACAATTGCCTAAAAAAAGGTGGCGAGTGGCCCATACCACTATGGGACATGTTGCAAACAACGGGTGCAAGTTTTGAGGTGGAGGAGGTTTAA
- a CDS encoding flippase produces MKFIGYDLGATLKLPFVKNVIHTLASKWITILIGLVPVMLVTRALGPEGKGKYALIIQTIGVLMQLSNLGLHSSNTYQVSKNRNLLPKLYTNSIAWIISTSGLAFALFAFANYLYPTKVSMFQGGFVYIAIGTLAYFTSIVGQNLNIAIDNIRKVNILNIVAKAITLVLIVVLYYEKNLTLFYAIRIAILEFTILGIANFVIARRSFEKMVYKIDFNVLKPTFTYGLRIYAIGLLGYMVIRSDVYLIKYYLGDGAVGYYSSAVQIIDQISIFAVVISSLLMPKLTSEMDPTERYRLNKRSFNHLLLIMLLGCATAFILSEHIILILFGKEFLAAVASFRVLLLAIFFLSLTTSMSQYLASIGLPSRLIFCWIIVFFVNITFNKFFIPEYGEIGAAYSSLISYFIIFICVIQMVYRHGKKIPKQN; encoded by the coding sequence ATGAAGTTCATTGGGTATGACCTTGGAGCTACGCTCAAACTACCATTCGTAAAAAATGTTATCCACACTTTGGCAAGCAAATGGATTACAATACTGATTGGATTGGTCCCTGTAATGCTTGTCACGAGAGCCTTAGGCCCTGAGGGAAAAGGCAAGTACGCCTTAATAATTCAAACTATAGGTGTATTGATGCAATTGAGTAACCTAGGCCTTCATTCCTCAAATACCTATCAAGTTAGTAAAAATAGAAACCTACTTCCAAAACTTTATACAAACTCCATCGCTTGGATAATTTCTACTTCAGGTCTTGCATTTGCATTATTTGCGTTTGCAAACTATTTATACCCCACCAAAGTTTCCATGTTTCAAGGTGGTTTTGTTTATATTGCCATTGGTACATTAGCATACTTTACGAGTATCGTTGGCCAAAACTTGAACATTGCTATTGATAACATACGGAAAGTTAATATTCTGAACATTGTCGCAAAAGCGATAACTCTTGTATTAATAGTTGTACTTTATTATGAGAAAAATTTAACTCTTTTTTATGCAATTCGTATTGCAATTTTGGAATTTACTATACTCGGAATCGCGAACTTCGTCATAGCCCGTAGGAGCTTTGAAAAAATGGTCTACAAAATTGATTTCAATGTTTTAAAGCCTACTTTTACTTATGGATTAAGAATTTATGCAATAGGTTTGTTAGGATATATGGTAATACGGAGTGATGTTTACCTTATTAAATACTATCTCGGAGATGGAGCCGTTGGTTATTATTCGTCAGCCGTTCAGATTATTGATCAAATTTCGATTTTTGCGGTGGTAATTTCAAGTCTATTAATGCCAAAATTGACATCAGAAATGGATCCCACTGAGAGATATCGTCTCAACAAAAGAAGCTTTAACCATCTACTTTTAATAATGTTATTAGGCTGTGCTACTGCCTTTATATTATCCGAACACATAATTCTTATTTTGTTTGGTAAGGAATTTTTGGCGGCAGTGGCAAGTTTCAGGGTATTGTTATTAGCAATTTTCTTTTTGTCCTTAACTACGTCAATGTCACAATACCTAGCTTCCATTGGATTACCTTCAAGACTAATTTTTTGTTGGATTATTGTTTTCTTTGTTAACATAACCTTCAACAAATTCTTCATACCAGAGTATGGAGAAATTGGAGCGGCTTATTCCTCCCTGATTTCATACTTCATCATATTTATTTGTGTTATTCAAATGGTTTATAGACATGGCAAAAAGATACCCAAACAAAATTGA
- the asnB gene encoding asparagine synthase (glutamine-hydrolyzing), protein MCGISGIINFNGLQDSSKEELVKITTALYHRGPDNQGVYYSPNVCFGHRRLAIIDLNPIANQPMSDEAQEIIVSFNGEIFNHAEIRASLSEKYNFKTNHSDTEVIIYAFKEWGIECVHKFVGQFAIALYDKREETVYLIRDRIGQKPIYYTSINENLYFASEIQALFKSGSIVKEINPTAVYDYLTYLTIKAPETFYQNIYKLEAGMYMTISKYGTSKHQYWNVSDYLNKISRLDEQDIISKTEELIDSSMTYRNVSDAPISFALSGGLDSSLNIFYSKKINPDLLAINISYSVNNQFNEDQIAEQYCSENDIPFVSKKIDEKILAESLSEYLKAQKDVPIGDPNSVLMFILSKMSRELERNVLMVGEGGDEIGGYPKYLKHQNRFNLIKKFPRLFKALFNNPIYDLKKMDLIENGKIVSAAHIHGFTESEKKKFWKNRKVRSSFSILLDTMNEINTNTDDEFLRKITNLEYKIRLPEMILSRIDYPSMAASIEARSPFVDHKLVEFSCSVPFETKMKDGTAKYLLKKIAKNKLPEYILKSPKVGFGQLLTPFLNETLPIWFEKEILKKSNAPIKMYIEEKFLNNMYKKSMKGKNVGFKLWVLYALNYWLESNNSEI, encoded by the coding sequence ATGTGTGGAATAAGCGGGATTATTAATTTCAATGGACTTCAGGATTCATCCAAAGAAGAGTTAGTAAAAATAACCACAGCCCTCTATCATCGGGGGCCAGACAATCAAGGCGTTTATTACTCACCAAATGTATGCTTTGGGCATCGGAGGTTGGCTATCATAGACCTGAATCCAATCGCAAACCAACCTATGAGTGATGAGGCCCAAGAAATAATTGTAAGTTTCAACGGCGAAATTTTCAACCACGCCGAAATAAGAGCTAGTCTGAGTGAAAAGTACAATTTCAAGACTAATCATTCTGACACAGAAGTTATTATCTACGCATTCAAAGAATGGGGAATTGAATGTGTGCATAAATTCGTTGGACAATTTGCCATTGCCCTGTATGACAAAAGGGAAGAAACAGTATACCTCATTCGCGATAGAATCGGCCAAAAACCAATTTATTATACGAGCATTAATGAAAATCTTTACTTCGCTTCTGAAATACAGGCTCTATTTAAATCTGGGAGTATAGTGAAGGAAATTAATCCAACAGCCGTCTATGATTACCTAACATATCTCACAATCAAGGCACCTGAAACGTTCTATCAGAACATCTACAAGCTAGAGGCAGGTATGTATATGACTATTTCGAAGTATGGCACTTCGAAACATCAATATTGGAACGTTAGTGATTACTTAAACAAAATATCCAGATTAGATGAACAAGATATTATTTCAAAAACTGAGGAACTAATTGACTCCTCAATGACATATAGAAATGTTTCGGATGCCCCAATTTCATTTGCTCTAAGCGGTGGATTAGACAGTTCCCTAAATATTTTTTATTCCAAAAAAATCAATCCAGATCTGCTTGCAATTAATATTTCATACTCTGTTAATAACCAATTCAACGAAGATCAAATTGCGGAACAATATTGTAGTGAAAACGATATCCCATTTGTATCAAAAAAAATTGACGAAAAAATATTGGCAGAAAGCCTTAGCGAATATTTAAAGGCTCAAAAAGATGTTCCAATAGGCGACCCGAATTCCGTTTTGATGTTCATTCTATCAAAGATGTCAAGAGAATTGGAGAGAAATGTACTCATGGTTGGAGAGGGTGGTGATGAAATTGGAGGGTATCCAAAATATCTAAAACACCAGAATCGGTTTAATTTAATCAAAAAATTTCCAAGGCTTTTCAAAGCACTTTTCAATAATCCAATCTATGATTTAAAAAAGATGGACTTAATTGAAAATGGGAAAATCGTTTCTGCTGCTCACATTCATGGATTTACTGAATCCGAAAAAAAGAAGTTTTGGAAAAACCGGAAAGTGAGGAGTTCCTTCTCCATATTATTGGATACGATGAATGAAATTAACACCAACACCGATGATGAGTTTTTACGAAAAATTACGAATTTGGAGTATAAAATTCGACTTCCTGAAATGATTCTATCTCGAATTGACTACCCGTCTATGGCAGCAAGCATAGAAGCCCGAAGTCCGTTTGTTGACCACAAATTGGTTGAATTCTCATGTAGTGTGCCTTTTGAAACGAAAATGAAGGATGGCACCGCCAAATACCTTCTAAAAAAAATTGCTAAGAATAAACTCCCTGAATATATTTTAAAGTCCCCTAAAGTAGGCTTTGGACAGCTTCTCACACCATTTTTAAATGAAACTTTACCCATTTGGTTTGAGAAAGAGATTCTAAAAAAATCGAACGCCCCAATTAAAATGTATATCGAAGAAAAGTTCCTAAATAACATGTACAAGAAATCTATGAAAGGAAAAAATGTTGGATTTAAGCTTTGGGTGCTCTATGCCCTCAATTATTGGCTTGAATCAAATAACTCAGAAATATGA
- a CDS encoding glycosyltransferase family 4 protein — translation MNILYLRTRYAFGLKAGGSVTHTSGVINALAENHHVDVVTNDFLPEVKIPLENISPIRYKLLPTAINEIFYNFKLIRRLRKKKYYDAVYHRLSANSFCGAYLANKWGTPFVLEYNASEAWGLKHWNKQKSWFSLSGFVQNLYKRLFEIPIATHIENYNIKKASSIIVVSDELKRLLKNQGVSDDKIIVYPNGVDINKYRPEIDGSDIRMKYNIPQNSIVFGFIGSFGQWHGIEVFAKAIDAFLKKDSKTKSCFFLIGDGIKMPTVKEILANHLKDGSVILPGMIPQEESPKYLAACDVLVSPHIPNEDGTPFFGSPTKLFEYLAMGKVIIASKLDQIGEILAHEENSILTEPGNVEQLKHTISSISQSWEDDRWNNLRLNARELACSKYTWQKHVDAIINHIKRLA, via the coding sequence ATGAATATCCTATATCTGAGAACTCGATACGCATTTGGCCTAAAGGCAGGTGGTAGTGTAACACACACTTCAGGTGTTATAAATGCTCTGGCAGAGAATCATCATGTAGATGTGGTAACAAACGACTTCTTGCCGGAGGTAAAGATTCCTTTGGAAAATATTTCACCAATACGATACAAACTTTTACCAACTGCTATAAATGAGATTTTTTACAATTTCAAACTTATCCGTAGGCTTCGTAAAAAAAAATATTACGATGCCGTTTATCACCGTCTATCTGCCAACTCCTTTTGTGGAGCGTATTTGGCGAACAAATGGGGAACTCCCTTTGTTTTGGAGTATAATGCTTCGGAAGCATGGGGTTTAAAACATTGGAATAAACAAAAGTCGTGGTTTTCTTTATCAGGCTTTGTTCAAAATTTATACAAGAGGTTATTTGAAATTCCAATTGCAACGCACATCGAAAATTATAATATAAAGAAAGCATCGTCCATCATAGTTGTTTCAGATGAATTAAAAAGGTTATTAAAAAATCAGGGCGTATCAGATGACAAGATTATTGTTTATCCTAACGGAGTTGACATAAACAAATATCGACCAGAAATTGATGGTAGTGACATTCGAATGAAATACAACATACCTCAAAATAGTATTGTTTTTGGCTTCATTGGAAGTTTTGGTCAATGGCATGGAATAGAGGTTTTTGCAAAAGCCATAGATGCATTTTTAAAAAAAGATTCAAAAACTAAGTCTTGCTTTTTTTTAATCGGCGATGGAATAAAAATGCCGACCGTTAAAGAAATTCTGGCGAATCATTTAAAAGACGGTTCCGTGATTTTACCCGGCATGATTCCTCAGGAAGAATCTCCTAAATACTTAGCTGCGTGTGACGTATTAGTTTCGCCGCACATACCAAATGAAGATGGCACTCCTTTTTTTGGCTCACCAACCAAACTTTTTGAATATCTTGCCATGGGCAAGGTAATTATTGCCAGTAAATTAGACCAAATAGGGGAAATATTGGCACATGAAGAGAATTCCATACTAACCGAACCTGGAAACGTAGAGCAACTTAAACACACTATTTCCAGCATATCGCAATCGTGGGAAGACGATAGATGGAATAATCTAAGACTCAATGCACGGGAGCTGGCATGTTCAAAATATACTTGGCAAAAACATGTAGATGCAATAATCAACCATATTAAAAGACTTGCTTAG
- a CDS encoding T9SS type A sorting domain-containing protein, with translation MMFFFDSEAQIIKEGLVGYWPFNGNANDESNQGNNGVVKGATLAYDRYGRKDSAYYFDGNNDYIDLGRGSSLYPSSITLNLWFKYNNQHQTGVMVSCTNSNNGEWGVSMRVQEDQLYGVKSALGAGGNNRAIGHTIGRIYDFSWHMITLVYDNSSNLTCKTYFDGFFAGNHNYYGVSGDFGNQDYLQYDKSMNWLVGAQPQYFFSSGSNGPQYFQGYLDDISIFNRPLSAKEIEMLYSGYSSDTCVVTVFDTISVAVTDTLFIKIPTKANNPCELMVYPNPTRDVLFVDASKCNHDIYTLKIFNDIGQLVYQSLIGSSGSKLVDLQGYDFAEGVYLLKILNKSDEIVMVKKIVLY, from the coding sequence TTGATGTTTTTTTTTGACAGCGAAGCTCAAATTATTAAAGAGGGTTTGGTTGGATATTGGCCATTTAACGGAAATGCCAATGATGAAAGTAATCAGGGAAATAATGGAGTGGTCAAAGGTGCAACTCTGGCATATGACAGATATGGGAGAAAGGACTCTGCTTATTATTTTGATGGGAATAATGATTATATTGACCTAGGTCGCGGGTCATCATTATATCCTAGTAGCATTACGCTCAATTTATGGTTTAAATATAATAATCAACATCAAACTGGTGTAATGGTATCATGTACGAATAGCAATAATGGCGAATGGGGGGTAAGTATGCGTGTTCAAGAGGATCAACTATATGGAGTAAAATCAGCACTTGGGGCTGGGGGTAATAACAGGGCTATTGGCCACACAATTGGAAGAATTTATGATTTTTCATGGCATATGATTACTTTGGTTTATGACAATTCATCGAATTTGACGTGTAAAACGTATTTTGACGGTTTTTTTGCAGGGAATCATAACTACTATGGAGTTTCCGGGGACTTTGGAAACCAAGATTATCTTCAATATGATAAAAGTATGAATTGGCTTGTTGGTGCTCAACCCCAGTATTTTTTCTCGTCTGGAAGTAACGGACCTCAGTATTTTCAAGGATATTTGGATGATATCTCCATTTTTAACAGGCCTTTATCTGCCAAAGAGATTGAAATGTTGTATTCAGGTTATTCATCAGACACTTGTGTTGTAACAGTATTTGATACAATTTCGGTGGCCGTTACTGACACGTTGTTTATAAAAATACCCACAAAGGCTAATAATCCTTGTGAATTGATGGTTTATCCAAATCCAACTAGAGATGTTCTTTTTGTCGATGCTTCAAAATGTAATCATGACATTTACACCTTGAAAATATTTAATGATATTGGACAGTTAGTGTACCAAAGTCTAATTGGTTCGAGTGGAAGCAAACTTGTTGACTTACAAGGGTATGATTTTGCCGAGGGCGTTTATCTGTTAAAAATTTTGAATAAATCAGACGAAATTGTAATGGTAAAGAAGATTGTTCTTTACTAA